TTCATTCCAGACGCCATCGTGATTGGCACCTTTGACCCGAAAGACATATTCGCCCGGATTTAAATTGGTATAACTGGCATAGCGCCTGGAACCGCAGAAAACCCAATCTGAATCAAAACCTTCCAGTCGGTAGGCATACTGATTCTTTTCAGGAAAGACAAAACTCAGGGCGGCAAATTCAAACGCGAAGAAATTTTGACGATAGGCCAGTTCAATCCCTTCTAAATTGAAGGGAGCTGGTTTATCAAACACTCGAAATTCAGTGATTACAATCGGTGGAATGGCAAGGTTATCCTTTAACCGGGTTGGGTAAATCAGATTGAACCCATTTGCGCCGCCGAAAATCAGTGTCTCGTCGGTGCAGCGAGCCCCCGAGCCGCGATGAAACCCGTTGCTTTGCAATCCATCCTGCACCGTGTAGTTGCGAAAGTGGTTGGTTTTTGGGTCAAAGCGACTGAGCCCAAAATTGGTACTAATCCAAACCGTCCCCTGGGCATCCTCCATCAGGTTGAAGACGGTATCGTTGGGAAGTCCATCGCGGGTTGTCAGGGGACTCACTTCCTTCATTTGGGAATCAATCCGGATAATCCCACCGCCAAGGGTACCAATCCATAACCAACCCGACTGATCCTTGAGAATGGCCGTGATGGCGTGGTTGTTCAACCGATTGGGACCAGCTCCCTTGAGCGGTATTCGCTGAAAAGTTCTGGTTTGCGGATCATACCGATTGAAGCCACCATCCAGTGTGCCGGCCCATACCTTTCCCTGACGGTCTTCGAAAAAAGCACTTACGTCGTCGCTGCTAATTGAAGCCGCATCCAGTGAGTTATGCCGAAACGCTTGAAAGCTCCTTGTTTGTGGATCAAACAGGCTGATGCCTCCGCCATAGGTTCCAACCCAGCATTTTCCCGTGTGATCAACAAACAGGGTCAACACCCGATTTTCAGTCAAGCTGGTGGAATCATCTGCCCGAGATTGAAACTGGTTCAACACTCGCTTTTGCACCGGGTCAAACAGGATAACCCCTTCGCCGTCAGTTCCAATCCAGAGGTGGTTTGACTGGTCACAGGCCAACGCACTGACCCTGGTTGGTGTTGGGCTGCCAGTCTTTGGGGTAACTGTCGAAATCCGGGTAAACCGATTGGTTTCAGAATTATATTCCGACAATCCTCCATCACTGGTACCAATCCACACCTGCCTGCGCTGATCCTGGCAAACTGCCCGGACATCATTTCCACCCAGGCTGCTCGGGTCAACCGGGTCATTTTTTAGATGGACAAATTTCGTGGCGGTTCGACTTAATATATTCAGCCCGGTTCCATTGGTTCCGATCCAGATCAACTGGTTTTGGTCAACCAGTACTGACAATGCGTCATTTCCACTCAAGCTGTGTGGATCGGATGGACGATGCTGAAATCGGAGAAATTGGTGTTGCCGCAGGTCAAAGGAATTGACTCCAGCTCCTTCGGTTCCAATCCAGAGCGTGCCTTCAGCATCAATCGCCATCGCCCGAATATCATTTGAACCAAGGCTGGCTGGATTTTGAGGATCGTGGAGAAACCGGCTCACCTTTCCCGTTTTTGGGTCAAAGAGGTTTAATCCACCCTGATAAGTCCCAATCCATAGTTTTCCTGATGGATCCGGGAGAATACACCGAATATCATTACTTCCCAGACTGGCGGGATCATTTGCCCGCTGTTGATATCGCTGAAAAGTTTGGGAATGCGGGTCAAATCGGTTTAATCCGCCTGCCGCAGTTCCTACCCAGACAACCCCTTCACCATCAACCAGAACGGATATTACCCGATCATCACTTAAACTGGAGGAATTTGATGGATTGTTCTGAAATCGTTGAAACTCACCAGTCGTCGGTTGAAACCGATTTACCCCACCGCCGAAGGTGCCGACCCAGATTTCTCCCTGCCGGTTCAATGCCAGACATCGGACGCGATTATCGCTCAGGGTGGTCGGATGGGCCGGGTCGGAAACAAATCGCGTCACCTGACCAGTTTGAGGATTGAGTCGGTTTAATCCACCGCTTGATGTGCCAATCCAAATCATCCCCGTTCGGTCAACGAGCAGTCCACGGACATCATTCATACTTAAACTGTTTGGATTTTGGGGATCGTGGCGGAAAACAGTAAAAGTATAGCCGTCAAATTTGTTTAATCCATCTGGGGTACCCAGCCAGAGAAATCCCTGCTGGTCCTGGGCCAGACATTGGATAATGTTGCTGGAAAGCCCCTGCTCGATGGAAAACCGCTGAAACCCAATTGCAGGTGATTGGGCGGAAACCAGAAAATCCCATCCCAGAAAACACCAAAAACTGAACATCATTCGGAACCAATTTACTTTCATCATGGCCGTTTGAATCCGCTTTGGACTGGTGTGATTTCACTATTTCCGATTGGAAGTGAGCTTTGGGCTGAAAACTTTGGGCTGAAGACTTCGGGCTCAGGGCTTGGGGCTGAAGTCTTCGGGCTGAAAAAACCAGGGCTCAGGGCTTGGGGCTGAAGACCTGGTTTTATTTCATCCCTCATCCTTCATCCCTCATCCCTTCGATTGCCCCGAGCCCGTTTTCTTCAGCCCTCTCGA
Above is a window of Acidobacteriota bacterium DNA encoding:
- a CDS encoding GAF domain-containing protein — protein: MMKVNWFRMMFSFWCFLGWDFLVSAQSPAIGFQRFSIEQGLSSNIIQCLAQDQQGFLWLGTPDGLNKFDGYTFTVFRHDPQNPNSLSMNDVRGLLVDRTGMIWIGTSSGGLNRLNPQTGQVTRFVSDPAHPTTLSDNRVRCLALNRQGEIWVGTFGGGVNRFQPTTGEFQRFQNNPSNSSSLSDDRVISVLVDGEGVVWVGTAAGGLNRFDPHSQTFQRYQQRANDPASLGSNDIRCILPDPSGKLWIGTYQGGLNLFDPKTGKVSRFLHDPQNPASLGSNDIRAMAIDAEGTLWIGTEGAGVNSFDLRQHQFLRFQHRPSDPHSLSGNDALSVLVDQNQLIWIGTNGTGLNILSRTATKFVHLKNDPVDPSSLGGNDVRAVCQDQRRQVWIGTSDGGLSEYNSETNRFTRISTVTPKTGSPTPTRVSALACDQSNHLWIGTDGEGVILFDPVQKRVLNQFQSRADDSTSLTENRVLTLFVDHTGKCWVGTYGGGISLFDPQTRSFQAFRHNSLDAASISSDDVSAFFEDRQGKVWAGTLDGGFNRYDPQTRTFQRIPLKGAGPNRLNNHAITAILKDQSGWLWIGTLGGGIIRIDSQMKEVSPLTTRDGLPNDTVFNLMEDAQGTVWISTNFGLSRFDPKTNHFRNYTVQDGLQSNGFHRGSGARCTDETLIFGGANGFNLIYPTRLKDNLAIPPIVITEFRVFDKPAPFNLEGIELAYRQNFFAFEFAALSFVFPEKNQYAYRLEGFDSDWVFCGSRRYASYTNLNPGEYVFRVKGANHDGVWNEQGAALRIRIVPPWWRSWWALCGYLIGGVSLVSGGVAWRWQIVHRRQEHRLQVLRQMLESIRVINSQHSLATVLQNLAEEAGRLIGAIPVGIGLVQDRHLTFHSILKGTHWVRKDLTFECSGQTFVGRAVTITQSQIVNPMPSEPSSDLMTLFGNQAIGSAVAVPILNRGQDVVGVMVLYRTQGQPAISEADARLLESLANQAAVAIENSRLYGELGQRNQELEEKNLMIGESLAELQRLYQNEQEVSRTLQELNQMKTTFMVVTSHEIRTPLTILQGYVEALRDGYLGSLNQIQLSSLKTCEMMVERMVDGFSRILEMLKIKEGRIELNLGPVDIQTVIEQVISSMSPFLTRRRQSIHFRSGQPLWVEADYEKVYLSLSNVVLNAIKFTPDDGEMTITVFEDQDEVCIQVIDPGIGIDRTELDRIFEMFYTHQDTSTHTSGTYEFTARGAGLGLSIAKNYVELHGGRIWAESKGKGQGACFSMVFPVQARPPQSSRVQSASVNLHQSRK